TCGGCGTCGACGAGTGGGCCGAGGAGACCGGTGTCGATGCTCGTCAGGAGGGCCCGGCCGAGGCGACCAACGAAGGTCAGGTCGACATCATCCAGAACCTGATCGCTCAGGAGCCGGCTGCCATCACGGTCGTCCCCAACGACGTCGCAGGCGTTGCCAGCGTGCTGGCGGACGCCAAGGAGGCCGGCATCGTCGTCGTCGCGCATGAGGCTGCCGGGATCGAGAACGTCGACATCGACATCGAGGGCTTCGAGAACCGTGCCTATGGCGCCCAGATCATGGACAACCTCGCCGAGTGCATGTCCGAGGAAGGCGGCTACGTGCAGTTCGTCGGCCGCTTGACCAACGGTTCGCACAGTGAGTGGGTCGACGGCGCGCTGGAGAACCAGACGACCAACTTCGCCGACATGAAGCGTCTCGAGGACCCCATCGAGTCCGAGGAGAACGAGGAGGTCGCCTACAACAAGGCCAAGGAGCTGCTCGCCAAGTACCCGGACATCAAGGGCTTCCAGGGCTCGGCCGGCACTGACGTCGTCGGCATCGCCCGCGCTGTCGAAGAAGCCGGCAAGGCCGACAGCGTCTGCGTCATGGGAACTTCGATTCCGTCAGTGGCCAGCAGCTACTTCGAATCCGGTGCGATCGACAAGATCTTCTTCTGGGATCCGGCCATGGCTGGAAAGGCGCAGCTGGCGATCGCTCAGATCCTCGTCGAGGGCGGGACCATCGAGGAAGGCACTGACCTCGGCGTTCCCGGATACGAGTCGCTCGTCAAGCTCGAAGGCTATGACAACGTGTTCGCCGGCGATGCCGGCCTGGCTGTCGACTCGTCCAACGTGGACGAGTACGACTTCTGATCCGGAGGATCCCGATCACTGCGCGGGGGTGTGCTGACTGCACGCTCCCGCGCAGCGCCACGAAGGAGCAATTGATCTCATGACATCCTCCGAACCAGTGCTGCAGGTTCGCAACATCATCAAGACCTACGGTGGCGTCCGCGCGCTCGACGGCGTCTCGCTGTCGCTCGTGTCCGGCGAAGTCCACTGCCTCGCCGGTGAGAACGGCAGCGGCAAGTCCACTCTCATCAAGATCATCAGCGGTGTCGAGCGCCCGGATTCCGGAGAGATCGTCATCGATGGCGAGTCCCACCCGCACACGACGCCGAGCAGCGCGATCCGTGCCGGCATCCAGGTGATCTACCAGGACTTCTCGCTCTTCCCCAATCTGACGGCGGCCGAGAACATCGCCATGCTGAGTGAATTGGCCGACCGGCGCAAGATCTCGTCGCGCAAGCGCATCCGTGCCGCGGCTGAGGCGATCGTCACCGACCTGGGGCTGCGCATCGACCTCGACGCCGACGTCGCAGATCTGTCCGTCGCCGACCGGCAGCTGATCGCGATCTGCCGCGCGCTGGTCGGTGAGGCTCGCGTGCTGATCATGGATGAGCCGACCACGGCCCTCACCCACTCGGAGGTTCAGCGACTCTTCACGATCGTCAGGCGTTTGCAGGAGCGCGGCGTGGCCGTCGTGTTCGTGAGCCACAAGCTCGATGAAGTGCTCGCCATCTCTCAGCACGTCACCGTCGTGCGCAACGGCGCTGTGGTGGAATCCGGCGCAGCCGTCGATTTCACCGCGCGTTCCATCGCGAAGGCGATGACCGGACGCGAGGTCAGCGAAGAGCGTCTCGTGGATGATCTCGCTCCAGACCGGAAGCCGCTGCTCGTGGTCGAGGGTCTCGGACGGGAGGGGGCATTCAGCGACGCGAGCTTCAGTCTCGCCTCCGGCGAGATCCTGGGCATCACAGGTCTGCTCGGATCTGGGCGCAGCGAGATCGCTGAAGCTCTGTTCGGCGTCGCCCCGGCCGACACGGGCACCATCGTCATCAACGGACGCGAGGGGCGCATCCGCTCGATTGCGGATGCCGTGAAGGCGGGCATCGGGTATGTCCCGGAGGATCGCCTCACGCAGGGCCTGTTTCTGGAGAAGTCGATCGCCGACAACATGGTGGCCTCGTCGCTCGACAAGTACCGCAGCAGAGCGCTGGTGCTCGATCGCAGGCGCATCGCACGCTCCATGGCCGACCTGTTCGCTCGTCTGCGGATCAAGGCTCCCAATGTCCAGGCGCCGGTGCGAAGTCTCTCTGGAGGAAACGCGCAACGCGTCGTGATCGCGAAATGGCTCGATCGCAAGCCGTCGGTTCTGATGCTGAACGGTCCCACCGTCGGGGTCGACATCGGCTCCAAGGAAGAGATCTTCGCGATTCTTCGCGAA
The DNA window shown above is from Microbacterium murale and carries:
- a CDS encoding sugar ABC transporter ATP-binding protein — encoded protein: MTSSEPVLQVRNIIKTYGGVRALDGVSLSLVSGEVHCLAGENGSGKSTLIKIISGVERPDSGEIVIDGESHPHTTPSSAIRAGIQVIYQDFSLFPNLTAAENIAMLSELADRRKISSRKRIRAAAEAIVTDLGLRIDLDADVADLSVADRQLIAICRALVGEARVLIMDEPTTALTHSEVQRLFTIVRRLQERGVAVVFVSHKLDEVLAISQHVTVVRNGAVVESGAAVDFTARSIAKAMTGREVSEERLVDDLAPDRKPLLVVEGLGREGAFSDASFSLASGEILGITGLLGSGRSEIAEALFGVAPADTGTIVINGREGRIRSIADAVKAGIGYVPEDRLTQGLFLEKSIADNMVASSLDKYRSRALVLDRRRIARSMADLFARLRIKAPNVQAPVRSLSGGNAQRVVIAKWLDRKPSVLMLNGPTVGVDIGSKEEIFAILREQAAEGMGIIVISDDIPELVTSCHRVLIVRAGRIVAEIAGDEIDVDNIQMRMTA
- a CDS encoding substrate-binding domain-containing protein, with product MKRNRPAFALLAGAAVLALAGCGTTAGTDSGDGGTSDGGTAAEGAYVTVVKATGIGWFDRMEVGVDEWAEETGVDARQEGPAEATNEGQVDIIQNLIAQEPAAITVVPNDVAGVASVLADAKEAGIVVVAHEAAGIENVDIDIEGFENRAYGAQIMDNLAECMSEEGGYVQFVGRLTNGSHSEWVDGALENQTTNFADMKRLEDPIESEENEEVAYNKAKELLAKYPDIKGFQGSAGTDVVGIARAVEEAGKADSVCVMGTSIPSVASSYFESGAIDKIFFWDPAMAGKAQLAIAQILVEGGTIEEGTDLGVPGYESLVKLEGYDNVFAGDAGLAVDSSNVDEYDF